The following proteins are co-located in the Nitrospirota bacterium genome:
- a CDS encoding YggS family pyridoxal phosphate-dependent enzyme, which translates to MDVPVGGSISEHIRFVLEQIRIATRQAGRPQGSVRLVAATKSVGLDQLREGIASGLTILGENRLQEALPKIEGLRVSPIQWHFIGHLQRRKVRSVVGIFDLIHSVDSLELAEEIEKRAQEVGVRQAVLLEVNLEGEATKTGFRPGELEGLLPRLGALPHVEVKGLMAIPPPASDPEQSRLSFRRLRELAERLSQQSISTVSLKELSMGMSSDYFVAVEEGATMVRVGTAIFGARRG; encoded by the coding sequence ATGGATGTACCGGTCGGTGGTTCAATCAGTGAGCATATCCGATTCGTGCTCGAGCAGATCAGGATTGCGACTCGGCAAGCTGGGCGGCCCCAAGGCAGCGTGCGTCTCGTTGCCGCGACAAAGTCAGTGGGGCTCGATCAGCTTCGCGAGGGGATTGCATCAGGGCTGACGATACTCGGGGAGAACCGCCTCCAAGAGGCACTTCCGAAAATCGAAGGTTTACGGGTCTCGCCGATTCAGTGGCATTTCATCGGCCACCTGCAGCGGCGAAAGGTTCGATCAGTCGTCGGGATCTTCGACCTGATACATTCGGTCGACAGTCTTGAACTGGCAGAAGAGATAGAAAAACGGGCCCAAGAAGTCGGAGTGAGGCAAGCGGTGTTGCTGGAGGTCAATCTTGAGGGGGAGGCGACAAAGACCGGCTTTCGTCCTGGTGAGCTTGAGGGACTGCTGCCGAGATTGGGAGCCTTGCCTCATGTGGAGGTGAAGGGGCTCATGGCGATTCCCCCTCCCGCCAGCGATCCTGAGCAGTCTCGTCTCTCTTTCCGTCGTTTGCGTGAGTTGGCCGAGCGCCTCTCGCAGCAATCGATCAGCACCGTCTCATTGAAGGAACTTTCGATGGGTATGTCGAGCGACTATTTCGTGGCAGTCGAAGAAGGGGCCACAATGGTGCGGGTCGGCACGGCTATATTTGGAGCACGGCGTGGCTAG
- the proC gene encoding pyrroline-5-carboxylate reductase yields the protein MASPTITNKIAFIGGGQMAEAMIGGLLSGQVCSAESIWATDPVAERRDHLKRQFGIRVGSANGEAVAWADVVVLAVKPQMLQAVLSDLGQALAHALVISIVAGVTIQAIAEQMAGAMRVVRAMPNTPALVREGMTALALGSAVSEDDNRMARTVFEAVGRVVLVEERLMDAVTGLSGSGPAYVFLAIESLADGGVKMGLPRQVAELLAAQTVLGAARLVLESGMHPAQLKDRVASPGGTTIAGLHQLEQGRFRATLMSAVEAATIRSKELGH from the coding sequence GTGGCTAGTCCAACGATCACGAACAAGATTGCCTTTATCGGGGGCGGTCAGATGGCAGAGGCCATGATCGGCGGGCTGCTTTCCGGACAGGTGTGCTCTGCCGAGTCGATATGGGCGACGGACCCCGTTGCCGAACGCCGTGATCACTTGAAGCGTCAATTCGGCATTCGGGTTGGTTCTGCCAATGGTGAGGCCGTCGCCTGGGCCGATGTGGTCGTCTTGGCGGTGAAGCCCCAGATGCTTCAGGCTGTGCTCAGTGACCTTGGTCAGGCCTTGGCCCATGCGTTAGTGATTTCTATTGTGGCAGGGGTGACGATTCAAGCTATTGCGGAACAGATGGCCGGAGCGATGCGGGTCGTTCGTGCAATGCCGAATACGCCGGCATTGGTTCGGGAGGGTATGACCGCCCTTGCCCTGGGCAGCGCGGTATCTGAAGATGACAACCGAATGGCCCGAACGGTATTCGAAGCAGTCGGACGAGTGGTGCTGGTCGAGGAGCGGTTGATGGATGCCGTGACCGGACTGAGCGGCAGTGGGCCAGCCTATGTGTTTCTTGCCATCGAATCGTTGGCGGACGGGGGCGTCAAGATGGGGCTTCCGCGGCAGGTTGCCGAGCTCCTCGCTGCCCAGACGGTGCTCGGTGCGGCTCGGTTGGTCTTGGAGTCTGGGATGCATCCCGCTCAGCTGAAAGATCGGGTGGCTTCTCCAGGAGGCACGACCATTGCCGGGCTGCATCAGCTTGAACAGGGGAGATTTCGTGCGACGTTGATGTCGGCCGTCGAAGCGGCAACGATACGCTCGAAGGAGTTGGGACACTGA
- a CDS encoding YggT family protein encodes MFVAGNVLTAVATILDYVLWLYMWVIIARALISWVNPDPWNPIVQFLDRATEPVLAPIRRWIGWRMGMDLSPLIVILIIIFLQIAVVQSLKELAMRMN; translated from the coding sequence ATGTTTGTTGCAGGTAATGTATTGACGGCGGTTGCGACCATCCTCGACTATGTGTTGTGGCTCTATATGTGGGTGATCATTGCGCGTGCCCTGATCTCGTGGGTCAATCCGGACCCCTGGAATCCCATCGTGCAATTTCTCGATCGCGCGACCGAACCGGTCCTGGCGCCGATTCGTCGATGGATCGGGTGGCGTATGGGGATGGATTTGTCGCCGCTCATCGTGATTCTGATCATTATATTTTTACAGATCGCGGTGGTGCAATCACTCAAGGAATTAGCTATGAGGATGAACTGA
- a CDS encoding DivIVA domain-containing protein, with translation MTMGDAMRITPLDIQQMVFRVSFRGYDKEEVNRFLEELAQTVESLNRDQAVQREKILFLEQQLVEMKRTESTLSSTLLSAQSLAEDVKRNAQREADLVIKEAELKAGELIRQARVELTDTQRDLLALQKQRLLMVERLRASLRMFERMLEVEEQEALHDAATAAEEKLEGESSPAL, from the coding sequence ATGACCATGGGGGATGCCATGAGAATTACACCGCTCGATATCCAGCAAATGGTATTCAGGGTCAGCTTCCGCGGCTACGACAAGGAAGAGGTCAATCGCTTTCTCGAGGAGTTGGCGCAGACGGTCGAATCGTTGAATCGGGACCAGGCCGTCCAGCGAGAAAAGATTCTGTTTCTGGAGCAGCAGCTTGTCGAGATGAAGCGGACGGAATCGACATTGTCGAGTACCCTGTTGTCGGCGCAGTCACTGGCAGAAGATGTGAAACGGAATGCTCAGCGAGAGGCGGACCTTGTCATCAAAGAAGCCGAACTGAAAGCCGGTGAGTTGATCCGTCAGGCCAGAGTCGAGCTGACCGATACGCAACGTGACCTCTTAGCGCTTCAGAAACAGCGGCTGCTCATGGTTGAACGGCTGCGTGCATCGTTGAGGATGTTCGAGCGGATGTTGGAAGTGGAAGAGCAGGAAGCGCTGCATGATGCTGCGACCGCAGCGGAAGAGAAGCTCGAAGGAGAGTCGAGCCCGGCGTTGTGA
- a CDS encoding serine hydrolase: MATHRVIEAALQTAVNDGVFPGAQLAVRLQGELQCVVVAGRLSSEPPGLLVQPSTLYDLASLTKPLATVTSIVLLIQRAKVSLEDSLQQILVELEGTPIGEATVRDLLTHRSGLPGWRPIYERLEARGMTSEYSGGSQSIRDAVLSLIRDEPLIYIRGARSVYSDLGFMLLGFLVERLSDMALDRWCEEAITRPTGADPLLFHPVAGHGQSLPEVSRIAPTEQDVWRHRLLRGEVHDENAASMGGVAGHAGLFGTAESVLAVSGAWLRGYHGRESILEEKFVRQFTTRQESVSGSSWALGWDTPSAPSSSGACFSERSFGHLGYTGTSLWIDPLCELEVVLLSNRVHPTRKNEKIKVFRPLIHDLVYREYVDRG, encoded by the coding sequence ATGGCTACCCATCGCGTTATTGAAGCGGCATTACAAACGGCCGTTAATGACGGTGTTTTTCCCGGTGCCCAGTTGGCGGTACGCCTGCAGGGCGAACTGCAATGTGTTGTGGTGGCTGGACGATTGTCGTCAGAGCCCCCAGGTCTTCTCGTGCAACCCTCCACTCTCTATGACCTAGCCTCGCTGACGAAGCCGTTAGCAACGGTCACCTCCATCGTGCTCCTGATTCAGCGCGCTAAGGTGTCTCTTGAAGACTCCCTACAGCAGATACTGGTAGAGCTTGAAGGGACGCCGATCGGGGAGGCGACAGTCCGAGATCTCTTGACCCATCGCTCAGGCCTGCCAGGTTGGCGCCCGATCTACGAACGGCTCGAAGCACGAGGTATGACTTCAGAGTATTCTGGCGGAAGTCAGTCCATCAGGGATGCGGTGCTGAGTCTGATTCGTGATGAGCCATTGATCTACATACGAGGAGCGCGCAGCGTCTACAGCGACCTCGGATTCATGCTGCTGGGATTTCTGGTGGAGCGTCTGAGTGACATGGCATTGGACCGATGGTGCGAAGAAGCGATCACTCGGCCGACAGGGGCTGACCCGCTGCTCTTTCACCCAGTGGCAGGGCATGGGCAATCCCTACCGGAGGTCTCAAGGATTGCTCCGACCGAACAGGATGTTTGGCGGCATCGTCTTTTACGTGGGGAGGTCCATGACGAAAATGCCGCATCGATGGGTGGTGTTGCGGGCCATGCAGGGTTATTCGGGACTGCTGAGTCGGTGCTGGCTGTGTCCGGAGCCTGGCTTCGCGGCTATCATGGACGAGAATCGATTCTGGAGGAGAAGTTTGTCAGGCAGTTTACGACGCGCCAAGAATCTGTGTCTGGATCAAGTTGGGCGTTGGGATGGGATACTCCGTCGGCGCCGTCTTCATCGGGGGCCTGCTTCTCCGAACGGTCGTTCGGACATCTCGGCTATACAGGGACGTCACTGTGGATTGATCCCCTGTGCGAATTAGAAGTGGTGCTGTTATCCAACCGGGTACATCCGACTCGGAAGAACGAGAAGATAAAAGTCTTCCGCCCGCTCATTCACGACCTGGTCTATCGGGAGTATGTCGATCGAGGATAG
- a CDS encoding CDP-alcohol phosphatidyltransferase family protein, whose amino-acid sequence MNIPNSLTILRILLIPCYIGLLVYGRFDQALIVLIVAGLTDALDGAIARVMNQHTRLGAVLDPLADKLLLTSGFITLSMIHLIPSWVTILVVSRDLILMLGTAVAHFTESHVDIAPTFLGKGTTLLQLSYIVTVIFLSSRHIKVPPMVMLSLLFVMVSFTLLSGLHYLYRGYRHTSALSS is encoded by the coding sequence ATGAATATTCCCAACAGCTTGACCATCCTTCGCATTCTCCTGATTCCCTGCTACATCGGGTTGCTTGTCTACGGCAGATTCGATCAAGCTCTCATCGTGCTTATCGTGGCAGGGCTGACCGATGCGCTTGATGGGGCCATCGCTCGCGTGATGAATCAGCATACCCGGCTTGGAGCCGTGCTGGATCCTCTGGCCGATAAGCTGCTCCTTACCTCCGGGTTCATCACACTCTCGATGATTCATTTGATTCCGTCGTGGGTCACCATTCTTGTGGTCAGCCGAGACTTGATCCTGATGCTCGGGACGGCGGTGGCGCATTTCACGGAATCCCACGTGGATATTGCGCCCACGTTCCTGGGCAAGGGCACCACGCTGCTCCAGCTCTCCTATATTGTGACGGTGATATTTCTGAGTTCGCGTCACATCAAAGTTCCTCCCATGGTCATGCTATCCCTCTTGTTTGTCATGGTCTCCTTTACACTCCTGTCAGGGTTGCATTATCTCTACCGAGGCTACCGGCATACGAGTGCGCTGAGCAGCTAG
- a CDS encoding type II secretion system F family protein: protein MATFAYVGRTRSGAVKKGELSAKTRDEAVDQLRKQSVVVTSLDEKKGGSGGFNLSLGSGLTDKDLVVFTRQFGTMINAGLPLVQCLEILSTQSENKVLRETIGEVKTQVEAGSTFSDALRRHPKVFDDLYVNLVHAGEVGGLLDTILTRLAVYIEKAMKLKGQIKSAMIYPSAIMGVAVIVIAVLMIFVIPIFAKMFLELSGGKVALPGPTQVVIDASNFFIAYWYVILGGIVGTIMGVKKYYATVQGRKVIDTLLLKLPVVGDLIRKASVAKFTRTLGTLLTSGVPILDGLTICAKTSGNKVVEETLLNARVSISGGKTISDPLAASGVFPKMVTHMIAVGESTGALDAMLGKIADFYEEEVDQAVSSLTALLEPAMMVFLGVVIGFIVIAMYLPIFKMASAIG from the coding sequence ATGGCTACCTTTGCATATGTCGGACGAACCAGATCAGGTGCCGTCAAGAAGGGCGAGCTGAGCGCGAAGACCCGAGATGAGGCGGTGGATCAACTCCGCAAACAAAGCGTCGTCGTCACTAGTCTTGATGAAAAGAAGGGAGGCTCAGGCGGATTCAACTTGAGTCTTGGCTCTGGCCTCACCGATAAAGATTTGGTCGTGTTTACGCGGCAATTTGGCACGATGATTAATGCAGGTCTGCCGTTGGTGCAATGTCTCGAAATTCTCTCGACCCAGTCCGAGAATAAAGTGCTACGAGAGACGATCGGAGAAGTGAAGACTCAGGTGGAAGCCGGCTCGACCTTTTCGGATGCCTTGCGGCGTCACCCCAAAGTGTTCGACGATCTGTATGTCAACCTCGTCCATGCGGGTGAGGTGGGGGGGTTGCTCGATACAATTTTGACGCGTCTTGCCGTGTACATCGAGAAAGCGATGAAACTCAAAGGGCAGATCAAATCTGCCATGATCTATCCTTCCGCGATCATGGGGGTTGCGGTTATTGTGATCGCGGTGCTCATGATATTTGTCATCCCGATCTTTGCAAAGATGTTTCTGGAGTTGTCAGGCGGGAAAGTAGCGTTGCCTGGCCCAACCCAAGTGGTCATCGACGCCAGTAATTTCTTTATCGCGTACTGGTACGTCATCCTCGGGGGTATTGTGGGGACCATCATGGGTGTGAAGAAGTATTATGCGACCGTTCAAGGGAGGAAGGTCATCGATACGTTGTTGCTCAAGTTGCCAGTCGTTGGAGATTTAATCAGAAAAGCTTCTGTCGCGAAGTTCACCCGCACGCTTGGGACATTGCTGACCAGTGGGGTTCCCATTCTCGACGGGTTGACCATTTGTGCAAAGACCTCGGGCAATAAGGTTGTTGAAGAAACCTTGTTAAACGCGCGTGTCAGTATCAGCGGCGGAAAGACCATTTCAGACCCCTTAGCCGCCAGCGGGGTTTTCCCGAAGATGGTGACGCATATGATCGCCGTCGGTGAATCAACCGGCGCGCTGGATGCGATGTTGGGGAAAATTGCAGACTTCTACGAAGAGGAAGTCGATCAGGCGGTGTCCTCGTTGACGGCATTACTTGAGCCGGCGATGATGGTGTTCTTGGGGGTTGTGATTGGGTTTATCGTCATTGCGATGTACCTCCCGATCTTCAAGATGGCGTCTGCCATCGGATAG
- a CDS encoding ATP-binding protein, whose translation MSELRIRLYWLMGIRLALVSLTLGLSLAFQVVKGGRVETFYALIVLAYVLTIPSAFLLRRLTSSVALTIFLWAQVGIDFLLETVLVARTGGGESPFAVLYVMTVAVASLVPRRRVGLLAACFGIILFGLLTNIQLYGLAEGWGWLPPSRLTAPETFQTFGVYALALLVVGILGGTLADQLQQADQSLREKEQGLTRLQVFHENIVHSISSGVFTADATGCITSFNPAAQEATRYTIAQVVGRPWREIFNWHPAQESDELLGDSLSSTTRFEVECKRADGNRLILGMTLSPLHEQGKQTGLVGVFKDLTQIRDLEEEMRRKDWLASLGEMSAGMAHEIRNPLGALAGAMQMLRKDATEDQTNRRLMDIAIREATRLDNIITEFLQYARPPALNLAEHDLNKVLAETLDLVQHEARTRSHIKIVTSLATGMLTALVDQDQFRQVFWNMATNAFEAMPEGGQLTISTGCRHVDAGGRKGDVIEIAFQDTGEGIPKQNLDKIFLPFFTTKKEGSGLGLAAVHRIVDLHGGWIKVESQERQGSRFVVCMPRSGDAGMRLWHEGRTPWKRS comes from the coding sequence ATGAGTGAGTTGCGCATAAGACTGTATTGGCTCATGGGGATTCGGCTCGCTCTCGTGAGTCTGACGCTCGGCCTGTCTCTCGCTTTCCAAGTTGTGAAGGGCGGGCGGGTTGAAACGTTTTATGCCCTGATCGTTCTCGCGTACGTTCTGACGATTCCTTCCGCTTTCCTGCTCCGTAGGCTAACCTCATCAGTCGCGCTCACGATATTCCTTTGGGCTCAGGTTGGGATCGACTTCCTTCTTGAAACGGTGTTGGTTGCGAGGACAGGGGGGGGCGAGAGTCCCTTCGCGGTGTTGTATGTCATGACGGTAGCGGTGGCCAGTCTCGTCCCTCGCCGACGCGTGGGGCTTCTTGCCGCCTGTTTCGGTATCATTCTGTTCGGGCTCTTAACCAACATTCAACTGTACGGTCTTGCTGAAGGGTGGGGGTGGCTACCGCCGAGCCGGCTGACGGCGCCTGAAACGTTTCAAACATTCGGCGTCTATGCGCTTGCGCTGCTGGTCGTCGGAATTCTTGGCGGAACCTTAGCAGATCAGCTTCAGCAGGCGGACCAATCGTTACGCGAGAAGGAACAGGGGTTGACCCGGCTCCAGGTCTTTCACGAGAATATTGTCCATAGTATCAGCAGCGGCGTATTTACGGCAGATGCTACGGGGTGCATCACCTCATTCAATCCGGCGGCACAGGAAGCGACTAGGTATACGATCGCCCAGGTGGTCGGGCGTCCTTGGCGCGAAATCTTTAATTGGCATCCTGCTCAGGAATCAGACGAGCTGCTTGGCGATTCCCTGTCGTCGACGACGCGATTTGAGGTCGAATGTAAGCGTGCTGACGGCAATCGCCTGATCCTTGGTATGACCCTTTCTCCGTTGCATGAGCAGGGGAAGCAGACAGGCCTCGTTGGTGTGTTTAAGGATCTGACGCAGATTCGGGATCTCGAAGAGGAGATGCGGCGTAAGGATTGGCTGGCAAGTTTGGGTGAAATGTCTGCTGGAATGGCTCATGAAATTCGGAATCCGCTTGGCGCGTTGGCAGGCGCCATGCAAATGCTTCGGAAAGATGCGACGGAAGATCAAACCAATCGCCGGCTGATGGACATTGCGATTCGAGAGGCCACCAGGCTCGACAATATCATCACGGAATTTCTCCAGTATGCCCGTCCTCCGGCACTGAATCTTGCCGAGCACGATCTCAATAAAGTACTTGCCGAGACGCTTGATCTCGTTCAACATGAAGCGCGAACTCGTTCACATATCAAAATTGTGACATCCCTGGCAACGGGGATGCTCACGGCCCTGGTCGATCAAGATCAGTTCCGGCAAGTCTTCTGGAATATGGCGACGAACGCCTTTGAGGCGATGCCGGAGGGAGGACAGTTGACGATTTCGACAGGCTGTCGTCACGTCGATGCCGGCGGCCGCAAGGGGGATGTCATCGAAATTGCTTTTCAGGACACCGGCGAAGGCATTCCGAAGCAGAATCTGGATAAAATATTCCTTCCGTTTTTCACGACGAAGAAAGAAGGGTCTGGACTGGGTCTCGCAGCCGTGCATCGTATCGTCGATTTGCACGGGGGCTGGATCAAGGTCGAAAGTCAGGAGCGTCAGGGCTCACGGTTTGTGGTCTGTATGCCGCGTTCTGGAGATGCCGGGATGCGGTTGTGGCATGAGGGACGAACGCCGTGGAAAAGATCCTAG